Proteins from a single region of Leptotrichia trevisanii DSM 22070:
- a CDS encoding PTS transporter subunit IIABC, with translation MKKNKKENQIFLTLQTIGRAFFLPVSILPVAGLLLGLGASFTNPKTIAFYHLDGLLAQGTPMNYVLTVMNNVGLAVFANLPLIFAMAVALGMAKKEKGVAVLSSGLSFIIMHTTIKTLLVFSGKILPDGTVSEKVLDGAISSVLGIQTLEMGVFGGIVVGLGVAFLHNRFYKTKLPAAISFFSGVRFVPIICTFAYIVVGFISFAIWPVIQQGIFSIGRVVTGSGDIGIFIFGFMERILIPFGLHHIWYIPFWQTGLGGSAMIDGTMVSGAQNIFFAELVSPNTTRFSIDAAKFMTGKYSFMMGGLPGAALAMYHCAKPNKKKIVGGLLLSAALTSFLTGITEPIEFTFLFVAPFVFVVHCIFAGISFALMRILDIAIGTTFSCGLIDFTLYGILPGSSKTHWVRLLPIFVIYFVLYYFFFKFVIQKWNLKTPGREDDDEDTKLYTKDDYNTMRDSRKQGAITEDTVSQAIIDGLGGLDNFGDVTCCATRLRMRVNNMDLVNEAALKRTGAMGVIKKGSGIQVVYGPTVSVIKSNLTEYIEKIKEHGMEASFAEEKPGRNIDLNVLNLSEEGVNENYESLEAINQIIAPYKGKIYDIENIGDKIFNTKVLGDGFAIEIEGDKIIAPTDGTVVNVYTTEHAFIIQDKFGHNILIHVGLGTAGLNGEGIKLFKKIGDTVRKGEKIGTLDRNAITKAGISLISPVTFLNVDKAKYGIKVEKTGNVEAGEETIIFITKK, from the coding sequence ATGAAAAAAAACAAAAAAGAAAATCAGATTTTTCTTACATTGCAGACAATAGGAAGGGCGTTCTTCCTGCCAGTTTCGATTTTACCAGTTGCCGGATTGTTATTAGGTTTAGGGGCTTCGTTTACAAATCCTAAGACAATAGCGTTTTATCATTTAGATGGATTGCTTGCACAAGGGACACCTATGAATTATGTCCTTACTGTAATGAATAACGTTGGACTTGCAGTATTTGCCAATTTGCCTTTGATATTTGCGATGGCAGTAGCGTTGGGAATGGCGAAAAAGGAAAAAGGGGTTGCGGTGCTGTCCTCTGGACTTTCATTTATAATAATGCACACAACTATTAAAACATTATTGGTATTTAGCGGAAAAATTTTACCTGACGGGACTGTTTCGGAAAAAGTGCTGGATGGTGCGATAAGTTCCGTGCTTGGGATACAAACGCTTGAGATGGGAGTGTTTGGGGGAATTGTAGTAGGACTTGGAGTTGCATTTTTGCATAATAGATTTTATAAGACAAAACTTCCTGCAGCAATATCATTTTTTTCAGGAGTTAGATTTGTACCAATTATATGTACGTTTGCTTATATTGTTGTAGGATTCATTTCCTTTGCAATTTGGCCAGTTATTCAACAGGGAATATTCTCAATTGGAAGAGTTGTAACAGGTTCGGGGGATATTGGAATATTTATTTTTGGATTTATGGAAAGAATATTGATACCTTTTGGACTTCATCACATCTGGTACATTCCATTCTGGCAAACAGGACTGGGTGGAAGTGCAATGATAGATGGAACAATGGTTTCAGGGGCACAAAACATATTCTTTGCAGAATTAGTATCGCCAAACACTACACGTTTTAGCATAGATGCGGCTAAATTTATGACAGGGAAATATTCATTTATGATGGGTGGACTTCCAGGAGCAGCTCTTGCAATGTATCATTGTGCAAAACCAAATAAAAAGAAAATAGTTGGAGGATTGTTACTTTCAGCGGCTTTAACAAGTTTTCTTACAGGGATTACAGAGCCTATTGAATTTACATTCTTATTCGTAGCACCTTTCGTATTTGTTGTTCACTGTATTTTTGCAGGAATTTCATTTGCACTTATGAGAATACTTGATATAGCAATAGGAACAACGTTTTCATGCGGATTAATAGACTTCACATTATATGGAATTTTGCCGGGAAGTTCAAAAACACACTGGGTTAGATTATTGCCGATATTTGTAATATATTTTGTACTTTACTATTTCTTCTTTAAATTTGTTATACAAAAATGGAATTTAAAAACTCCAGGAAGAGAAGACGATGATGAAGATACGAAATTATATACAAAAGATGACTATAACACTATGAGAGATAGTAGAAAACAAGGAGCAATAACAGAAGATACAGTTTCACAGGCAATTATAGATGGACTTGGAGGACTTGATAATTTTGGTGATGTTACGTGCTGTGCAACTAGACTTAGAATGCGTGTAAATAATATGGATTTAGTAAATGAGGCAGCATTAAAACGTACAGGAGCAATGGGAGTTATCAAAAAAGGAAGTGGAATTCAAGTTGTATACGGGCCTACTGTGTCAGTTATTAAAAGTAACTTGACAGAATATATCGAAAAAATAAAAGAACACGGCATGGAAGCCTCATTTGCAGAAGAAAAACCAGGAAGAAATATAGATTTGAATGTTTTGAACTTGAGTGAAGAGGGCGTAAATGAAAATTATGAGTCCCTTGAGGCAATAAATCAGATAATTGCTCCGTATAAAGGTAAAATTTACGATATTGAAAACATTGGTGACAAAATATTTAATACAAAGGTTCTTGGAGATGGTTTTGCAATAGAAATTGAAGGCGATAAAATAATCGCTCCAACTGATGGAACAGTAGTAAATGTTTATACAACAGAACATGCCTTTATTATTCAGGACAAGTTTGGACATAATATTCTGATACACGTTGGACTTGGAACAGCGGGATTAAATGGAGAAGGTATAAAATTGTTTAAGAAAATAGGTGATACAGTCAGAAAAGGTGAAAAAATTGGAACATTGGACAGAAATGCAATAACAAAAGCAGGAATTTCGTTAATTTCACCTGTAACTTTCTTAAATGTAGACAAGGCAAAATATGGTATAAAAGTTGAAAAAACTGGAAATGTGGAAGCTGGGGAAGAAACAATTATATTTATAACAAAAAAATAA
- a CDS encoding DeoR/GlpR family DNA-binding transcription regulator has translation MLKNERQDIILMKLNNKGKVVVGELAIDLSVSEDTIRRDLAEMDTKGLLKRVFGGALPLNRYALNYTERQNFEPELKYELALKGVNLLKDGQLVAIDGSTTNLQLAKAIPVNLSLTVITNSLAIASELCNHKNIEIIMVGGNLFQKIMTNVGNLAVEQVKEYYPDICFMGAYAIHPLMGITSPYEKEVSVKRQFIKSSSRVVTLIIPNKFNVIMPYKVCDMTDVTTIITDKSVSAEILEEYEKIGIECI, from the coding sequence ATGCTTAAAAATGAAAGACAGGATATAATTTTAATGAAACTTAATAATAAAGGTAAAGTTGTAGTCGGAGAACTTGCGATTGATTTGTCCGTTTCTGAAGATACGATAAGAAGAGATCTCGCTGAAATGGATACAAAGGGACTTCTAAAAAGAGTTTTTGGTGGGGCATTGCCTTTAAACAGATATGCTTTAAATTATACGGAAAGACAGAATTTTGAGCCTGAACTAAAATACGAACTGGCATTAAAAGGTGTAAATTTACTAAAGGATGGGCAGTTAGTTGCGATAGACGGAAGTACAACAAATCTTCAATTAGCAAAAGCTATTCCAGTTAATTTGTCACTAACAGTAATTACAAATAGCCTAGCTATAGCAAGTGAGCTTTGTAATCACAAAAATATAGAAATAATAATGGTTGGTGGAAATCTGTTTCAAAAAATTATGACTAATGTGGGAAATTTGGCAGTAGAGCAAGTAAAAGAATATTATCCAGATATTTGTTTTATGGGAGCTTATGCAATTCATCCGTTAATGGGGATAACAAGCCCTTATGAAAAGGAAGTAAGTGTAAAACGTCAGTTTATAAAGTCTTCAAGCAGAGTTGTGACGTTAATTATACCAAATAAATTTAATGTAATAATGCCTTATAAAGTGTGTGATATGACAGATGTTACAACTATTATAACAGATAAGAGTGTATCAGCGGAGATACTGGAAGAGTATGAAAAAATAGGAATTGAATGTATTTGA